Within the Deltaproteobacteria bacterium genome, the region ATGCGGCATCATCCGATCGCGCAGAGGCACGGGCGGAGCGAGAACAAGAGACAGAAGATTTAGGAAGCACAGATTATGATATGGGCTCGTCAGACACGTCGTCCTCTCGGCCGCAGTCGCCATCACGCCCAACTGGGGGCGGCAAAATTATGGGAACCTCGACGTTGGATGAAGATCGTATAGGCGCTATTCGATTTTCTGGCCGACCGATTTCAATAGAAGTTCGCGATACTCCCGTTCGCGATGTGATCACATTGATTTCGGATCAGAGCGGCGCGAACATTATCATGTCAGACGACATCACGGGATCGATCACCATCAAACTCCGTCAAGTACCGTGGGATCAGGCGCTGTCGATTATAATGAAGACACGGGGACTCGGTTATGTTCGACAAGACTCCGTCTTGCGAATTGCGCCGATCAGGCAGTTGCAAGCAGAGGCCGAGGAAGCGCGCCGGATCATTGAAGCGCAAGAAGCGACGCTACCTTTAAGAGTGAAGGTCATTCCGGTAAGCTTCGCGAGCGTAAGCCTTCTTGCGACCCAGATCCGAAGCACCCTCCAAGCAACTGCTCAATCCGCAGGACCTCCTGGCGCTGTGCCGGGTGCACAGACTGGTCGGGGCAGAATCGAAGCGGATCCAAGAACAAGTTCGATCATTGTTACGGATACTGACGACAATATTAAACGTATTGAGCAGTTGGTAAAAGCGCTCGACACCGCGCCCTTGCAGGTCATGATCGAAGGTAAAATTATTGAAGCGAAAGAGTCCATGGGGCGCAATTTCGGGATCAACTGGGGCTATCAAGGACAAGATCTTGGTTTTGCTGGGGGCTCCCTTTCACACTCAGCTAGAGTTTCGCCGACTCTGCCGGCAGCGAATACAAGCGTCGACTTGCGCTTAGGGACCTTGGATTTTTTAGGCGACCTGGACGCGAAGCTTGCTCTATTTGAGAACGAATCTAAAGCGAGAATTATTTCTTCGCCGCGAGTGATTACGATGAATGCCCAGGAAGCGACAATTGAACAGTCGATTCAAATTGCGGTTCCAACGACAACCGTCACTACTGGGGCACCGTCGCAGGTGTCGTTCACGTATAAACCAATTCCTACCACTCTGCGCGTACGTCCTCAGATCACCTCTGGAGGCGATGTACTGATGGACGTTTCCTTCCGCCGAGAGTTTCAATCGGGTGCGGATGGAGGTGCTGAAGTACCTATCGAGACACGAGACGTGAGAACCAGCGTTATGGTAAAGAACGGTCAAACGACAGTTATCGGCGGTGTGTATCAAGCTGATACGACTGAAGGTGAATCAGGTACCCCATACTTAAGAAAAGTCCCAATCTTGGGCTGGTTATTTAAATCGACAACGAAGTCATCTGTTCGCAACGAGCTGCTAGTTTTTATTACACCAAGAATTATCAACGCGGACCGTACTCTCCCGAAGGGAAAGTCGGTACAATAGAGACAGGGTAAAGGTCATGTTGAAAAAGCACGAAGCTCGCAAAACCGGCTTTAGAAGTCTTGTCGACCACTGGATTCGACCCACCGGCTTTTCTGTTTTATATGTGGTTCTTGCGATGATTCTTGGAAGCTGCGGCAATAGCAAAAGTGCTTCCCTCAACATTGGTCTTTCCGTAACTCCAGAAAAAGTTTTTGTTGTTCCTGGGGCGGGCTCGAGCTGCACTGCTTTAGCGGATGCAAAAGACACTGACACTCCTGCCGATGCCGAC harbors:
- the pilQ gene encoding type IV pilus secretin PilQ, with the translated sequence MPQIDQTSKIVRLQNPSAFFTKAIAMIAALLCALALGYVSQAESAVRSADKADYYSKAQGKKKKKLSKLKRGARTNASTARSARYLAQNDLESDLDSELESEMGGGDSAAPAETSSGTDGAGAPATPQMGEDVQITDIQYDSKQAGGTVVITTTSPATYRTREVPGNNQVIIEIANAKLPEKLKRPFNTKDFKQATVSIMAYQEAGSSTARIVLQYRQPRSVDVKQADRVLSIVAGAAKPADPETSTAAAEDSPASVGEGTTSEFESEDAASSDRAEARAEREQETEDLGSTDYDMGSSDTSSSRPQSPSRPTGGGKIMGTSTLDEDRIGAIRFSGRPISIEVRDTPVRDVITLISDQSGANIIMSDDITGSITIKLRQVPWDQALSIIMKTRGLGYVRQDSVLRIAPIRQLQAEAEEARRIIEAQEATLPLRVKVIPVSFASVSLLATQIRSTLQATAQSAGPPGAVPGAQTGRGRIEADPRTSSIIVTDTDDNIKRIEQLVKALDTAPLQVMIEGKIIEAKESMGRNFGINWGYQGQDLGFAGGSLSHSARVSPTLPAANTSVDLRLGTLDFLGDLDAKLALFENESKARIISSPRVITMNAQEATIEQSIQIAVPTTTVTTGAPSQVSFTYKPIPTTLRVRPQITSGGDVLMDVSFRREFQSGADGGAEVPIETRDVRTSVMVKNGQTTVIGGVYQADTTEGESGTPYLRKVPILGWLFKSTTKSSVRNELLVFITPRIINADRTLPKGKSVQ